From a region of the Corallococcus coralloides DSM 2259 genome:
- a CDS encoding HAL/PAL/TAL family ammonia-lyase, whose amino-acid sequence MSPRSPQLSDTPVRFDGGRLTLEDVGALSRRERPAELGTAPAFRQRIAKGAAFLDRLLAEDGVIYGVTTGYGDSVTVSIPPALIAELPHHLYTYHGIGAGRFLTPEETRAVLATRLASLSQGFSGVGVPLLTQLELLLKHDVLPLIPAEGSVGASGDLTPLSYVAAVLCGERDVWHRGERKPAAQVLKELGIAPLKLRPKEGLAIMNGTAVMTALACLAWERAEYLSRLATRLTAFNVLASAGNAHHFDETLFAAKPHAGQQRVAARLRADLVTDRPPRNEQRLQDRYSLRCAPHVIGVLEDALPYFRTLIENELNSANDNPLIDPDGERVLHGGHFYGGHIAFAMDGLKNAVANVADLLDRQLALLVDPRFNHGLPANLSASTGARAAINHGLKAAQISVSAWTAEALKQTMPASVFSRSTECHNQDKVSMGTIAARDCLRVLELTEQVAAAMLIAARQGVTLRQRLDADAKPGPAMAAMHADLEARIPLLVEDRALDGELQGLITAIRRREWRLHEA is encoded by the coding sequence ACGGCCCCCGCCTTCCGCCAGCGCATCGCCAAGGGCGCCGCGTTCCTGGACCGGCTGCTGGCGGAGGACGGCGTCATCTACGGCGTCACCACCGGCTACGGCGACTCCGTGACGGTGTCCATCCCGCCCGCGCTCATCGCGGAGCTGCCGCACCACCTCTACACGTACCACGGCATCGGCGCGGGCCGGTTCCTCACCCCGGAGGAGACGCGCGCGGTGCTGGCCACGCGGCTGGCGTCACTGTCGCAGGGCTTCTCCGGCGTGGGCGTGCCGCTGCTCACCCAGCTGGAGCTGCTGCTCAAGCACGACGTGCTGCCCCTGATTCCCGCGGAAGGCTCCGTGGGCGCGTCCGGTGACCTGACGCCCCTGTCCTACGTGGCGGCGGTGCTCTGCGGCGAGCGCGACGTGTGGCACCGGGGCGAGCGCAAGCCCGCGGCGCAGGTGCTGAAGGAGCTGGGCATCGCGCCCCTCAAGCTGCGGCCGAAGGAAGGCCTGGCCATCATGAACGGCACCGCCGTGATGACGGCCCTGGCATGTCTGGCGTGGGAGCGGGCGGAGTACCTGTCGCGGCTCGCCACGCGGCTCACGGCGTTCAACGTGCTGGCGAGCGCCGGCAACGCGCACCACTTCGACGAGACGCTCTTCGCGGCGAAGCCCCACGCGGGCCAGCAGCGCGTCGCGGCCCGTCTGCGCGCGGACCTGGTCACGGACCGGCCTCCTCGCAACGAGCAGCGGCTCCAGGACCGGTACTCGCTGCGGTGCGCGCCGCACGTCATCGGGGTGTTGGAGGACGCGCTGCCGTACTTCCGCACGCTCATCGAGAACGAGCTGAACAGCGCCAACGACAACCCGCTCATCGACCCGGACGGCGAGCGGGTCCTGCACGGCGGCCACTTCTACGGCGGCCACATCGCCTTCGCGATGGACGGGCTGAAGAACGCGGTCGCCAACGTGGCGGACCTCTTGGACCGCCAGCTGGCGCTGCTGGTGGACCCGCGCTTCAACCACGGGCTTCCCGCGAACCTCTCCGCGTCCACCGGCGCCCGCGCGGCCATCAACCACGGCCTCAAGGCGGCGCAGATCAGCGTCTCCGCGTGGACCGCGGAAGCGCTGAAGCAGACCATGCCCGCGTCCGTCTTCTCCCGCTCCACCGAGTGCCACAACCAGGACAAGGTGAGCATGGGCACCATCGCCGCGCGCGACTGCCTGCGCGTGCTGGAGCTGACGGAGCAGGTGGCCGCGGCCATGCTCATCGCCGCGCGCCAGGGCGTCACCCTGCGTCAGCGGCTGGACGCGGACGCGAAGCCCGGCCCCGCGATGGCCGCCATGCACGCGGATCTGGAAGCGCGCATCCCCTTGCTGGTGGAGGACCGGGCGCTGGACGGCGAGCTGCAGGGCCTCATCACCGCCATCCGCCGTCGGGAGTGGAGGCTGCATGAAGCCTGA
- a CDS encoding acyl-CoA thioesterase — protein MKPDLSCELEIDPAFHDLDMMEIVWHGHYVKYLELARAVILRKHDYDWPQMRESGYGWPVVEMKLKYVSPIHYKQRIIVRAEITEWENRLRFDYLLRDADTGRKVNQAHTIQVAVSLKTGEMEYVCPEVLWKKLGVWPG, from the coding sequence ATGAAGCCTGACCTGAGCTGCGAGCTGGAGATCGACCCGGCGTTCCACGACCTCGACATGATGGAGATCGTCTGGCACGGGCACTACGTGAAGTACCTGGAGCTGGCGCGCGCCGTCATCCTGCGCAAGCACGACTACGACTGGCCGCAGATGCGCGAGTCCGGCTACGGCTGGCCCGTGGTGGAGATGAAGCTCAAGTACGTCTCCCCCATCCACTACAAGCAGCGCATCATCGTGCGCGCCGAAATCACCGAGTGGGAGAACCGGCTGCGCTTCGACTACCTGCTGCGCGACGCGGACACCGGCCGCAAGGTGAACCAGGCCCACACCATCCAGGTCGCGGTCTCTTTGAAGACAGGCGAGATGGAATACGTCTGCCCGGAAGTCCTCTGGAAGAAGCTGGGAGTGTGGCCGGGATGA
- the fabG gene encoding 3-oxoacyl-ACP reductase FabG, which yields MGDKTVLVTGSSRGIGRAIALRLARDGYDVVVHCRSKREEADAVAARVREAGREARVLQFDVSDRAATQGALLQDVEAHGCYYGVVCNAGIARDNAFPAMTAEEWDGVIHTNLDAFYNVLNPLTMPLVRRRKPGRIVTLSSVSGLMGNRGQVNYSAAKAGIIGATKALAVELAKRDITVNCVAPGLIDTEMVPPEVLEEALKIIPARRMGKPEEVAAAVAFLMSEEAGYITRQVISVNGGMIG from the coding sequence ATGGGTGACAAGACGGTGCTGGTGACGGGCTCCAGCCGGGGCATCGGCCGCGCCATCGCGCTGCGCCTGGCCCGCGACGGCTACGACGTCGTGGTGCACTGCCGCAGCAAGCGCGAGGAGGCGGACGCGGTGGCCGCCCGGGTCCGTGAGGCGGGCCGTGAAGCGCGCGTGCTCCAGTTCGACGTGTCGGACCGCGCCGCCACGCAAGGAGCGCTGCTCCAGGACGTGGAGGCCCACGGCTGCTACTACGGCGTGGTGTGCAACGCGGGCATCGCTCGCGACAACGCCTTCCCCGCGATGACGGCGGAAGAGTGGGACGGCGTCATCCACACCAACCTGGACGCCTTCTACAACGTGCTCAACCCGCTCACGATGCCCCTGGTGCGCCGCAGGAAGCCGGGCCGCATCGTCACGCTGTCGTCCGTGTCCGGCCTCATGGGCAACCGGGGCCAGGTGAACTACAGCGCCGCCAAGGCGGGCATCATCGGCGCGACGAAGGCGCTGGCGGTGGAGCTGGCCAAGCGCGACATCACCGTCAACTGCGTGGCGCCGGGCCTCATCGACACGGAGATGGTGCCTCCAGAGGTCCTGGAGGAGGCGCTGAAGATCATTCCTGCCCGCCGGATGGGTAAGCCCGAGGAGGTCGCCGCCGCGGTGGCCTTCCTCATGTCGGAAGAAGCAGGCTACATCACGCGGCAGGTGATTTCGGTGAACGGGGGGATGATCGGATGA
- a CDS encoding LolA family protein produces MKPFLVLMLSLLSVSAHAADLVKDVRARLVDAPLVRGQFEQKKTVQGFKKPLVSKGDFLLARDQGVLWNTRTPFASTLTLTRKSLSAQQATGGAAYHLDSTKEPALAAVNELLFALLSGDVAALQKRFKVEGELVGTAGWKLELTPTDAGLARVFKHIHLEGDGYVRQVQLDETRGDSSVITFEQLAQTPPPDAKEAERLGK; encoded by the coding sequence ATGAAGCCCTTCCTCGTGTTGATGCTGTCGCTGCTCTCCGTGAGCGCCCATGCCGCGGACCTGGTGAAGGACGTGCGCGCGCGCCTGGTGGACGCGCCGCTGGTGCGCGGTCAGTTCGAACAGAAGAAGACCGTGCAGGGCTTCAAGAAGCCGCTGGTGTCCAAGGGGGACTTCCTCCTCGCCCGCGACCAGGGCGTGCTGTGGAACACGCGTACGCCGTTCGCCTCCACGCTGACGCTCACGCGCAAGTCGCTGAGCGCGCAGCAGGCCACGGGCGGCGCGGCGTACCACCTGGACTCCACCAAGGAGCCCGCGCTGGCGGCGGTGAACGAGCTGCTCTTCGCGCTCCTGTCGGGCGACGTCGCGGCGCTCCAGAAGCGCTTCAAGGTGGAGGGCGAGCTCGTCGGCACCGCCGGCTGGAAGCTGGAGCTGACGCCAACGGACGCGGGGCTCGCGCGCGTCTTCAAGCACATCCACCTGGAGGGTGACGGGTACGTGCGCCAGGTGCAGCTGGACGAGACGCGCGGCGACAGCAGCGTCATCACGTTCGAGCAGCTCGCGCAGACGCCTCCTCCCGACGCCAAGGAAGCGGAACGCCTTGGCAAATAA
- a CDS encoding beta-ketoacyl-ACP synthase, which translates to MPPPVFLNQLGLVCALGSGKQEVARALFADTVSGVASHAGYADRPLHLGVVTAKLAAQDALPPSQHSRNNALLLTALEQVRAEVDAAVARFGPSRVAVVLGTSTSGVGEGEAAIAGHLATGELPARFHLQQQELGSPALALAHVLGTRGPAYVISTACSSSAKALASAARMLRSGSVDAVLTGGVDSLCGFTVAGFRSLDSVSEERCNPMSAHRHGINIGEAAALFLMTREPGPVRLSGWGESSDAHHISAPEPGGKGAMAAIQEALKRAGLSPEQVDYVNLHGTATPQNDAMETRAVHALLGPGVKASSTKPLTGHTLGAAGALEAAFAFLTLVDNPHGKLPGHFWDGAVDSTLPALSLVKPGEALGRPVKSVLSNSFAFGGSNAALVLERA; encoded by the coding sequence ATGCCTCCTCCTGTCTTCCTCAACCAGCTGGGCCTCGTCTGCGCATTGGGCTCCGGGAAGCAGGAGGTGGCCCGGGCGCTGTTCGCGGACACCGTCTCCGGCGTCGCTTCGCATGCCGGATACGCGGACCGTCCGCTGCACCTGGGCGTCGTCACCGCGAAGCTCGCGGCGCAGGACGCCCTGCCCCCTTCGCAGCACAGCCGCAACAACGCGCTCCTGCTCACCGCGCTGGAGCAGGTGCGCGCCGAGGTTGACGCGGCCGTGGCCCGCTTCGGTCCCTCGCGCGTGGCGGTGGTGCTGGGCACCAGCACGTCCGGCGTCGGTGAGGGAGAGGCGGCCATCGCCGGCCACCTCGCCACGGGCGAGCTACCCGCCCGCTTCCATCTGCAGCAGCAGGAGCTGGGCTCTCCGGCGCTGGCGCTCGCGCACGTGCTGGGAACGCGGGGCCCCGCCTACGTCATCTCCACCGCGTGCTCCTCCAGCGCCAAGGCCCTGGCCAGCGCGGCGCGGATGCTGCGCTCGGGCAGCGTGGACGCGGTGCTGACGGGCGGCGTGGATTCGCTGTGCGGCTTCACCGTGGCGGGCTTCCGCTCGCTGGACTCCGTGAGCGAGGAGCGCTGCAACCCGATGAGCGCCCACCGCCACGGCATCAACATCGGCGAAGCGGCGGCGCTGTTCCTGATGACGCGCGAGCCGGGGCCGGTGCGCCTGTCCGGCTGGGGCGAGTCCTCCGACGCACACCACATCTCCGCGCCGGAGCCCGGCGGCAAGGGCGCCATGGCCGCCATCCAGGAAGCCCTGAAGCGCGCGGGCCTTTCGCCGGAGCAGGTGGACTACGTGAACCTGCACGGCACCGCCACGCCGCAGAACGACGCCATGGAGACCCGCGCGGTGCACGCGCTGCTGGGGCCGGGCGTGAAGGCCAGCTCCACCAAGCCGCTCACCGGCCACACGCTGGGGGCCGCGGGCGCGCTGGAGGCGGCCTTCGCGTTCCTCACGCTGGTGGACAACCCGCACGGCAAGCTGCCCGGGCACTTCTGGGACGGGGCCGTGGACTCGACGCTGCCGGCGCTGTCGCTGGTGAAGCCGGGCGAGGCGCTGGGGCGCCCGGTGAAGAGCGTGCTGAGCAATTCGTTCGCCTTCGGGGGCAGCAACGCCGCCCTCGTGCTGGAGCGCGCATGA
- a CDS encoding hotdog family protein has product MMRIVIDQPVEELVPHQGRMRLLDRVLEGDADSLLAEVTVREDSLFYADGVVGGWVGIEYMAQAVAAWAGWHARKRGGTPRVGFLLGTRRYECSRPTFKLGETLRIEVHRQFSADNGLGQFDCTLRIGTEQVATAALTVYEPQPGQDLGRGNTDG; this is encoded by the coding sequence ATGATGCGCATCGTGATTGATCAGCCCGTCGAGGAGCTGGTGCCCCATCAGGGGCGCATGCGGCTGCTCGACCGCGTCCTGGAGGGCGACGCGGACTCGCTGCTCGCGGAGGTCACCGTGCGCGAGGACAGCCTCTTCTACGCGGACGGCGTCGTGGGCGGCTGGGTGGGCATCGAGTACATGGCGCAGGCCGTGGCCGCGTGGGCCGGGTGGCATGCGCGCAAGCGCGGCGGCACGCCCCGGGTGGGCTTCCTGTTGGGCACCCGCCGCTACGAATGCAGCCGCCCCACCTTCAAGCTGGGCGAGACCCTGCGCATCGAGGTCCACCGCCAGTTCTCCGCGGACAACGGGCTGGGCCAGTTCGACTGCACCTTGCGAATCGGGACGGAGCAGGTGGCCACGGCGGCGCTGACGGTCTACGAGCCGCAACCGGGGCAGGACCTGGGAAGGGGCAACACAGATGGGTGA
- a CDS encoding NAD(P)/FAD-dependent oxidoreductase: protein MKTESADILIIGAGPAGSVAAGLLRKQGRDVLVLEREQFPRFSIGESLLPQSMEYIQEAGFLQDVVEAGFQFKNGAAFERAGRYTDFDFRDKFSPGWGTTYQVQRARFDQILAQAAEKKGATVRFRHEVLSVDFTSGQPVVTARSPEGETYQVKARFLLDASGFGRVLPRLLNLETPSNFPVRGAIFTHVVDNIPLGTFDRNKIRVTTHPEHVHVWYWTIPFSDGRCSLGVVAKKEFLDQFTGTDTERLQAIVKEAPSLQNLLKDAVWDTPARKLTGYAANVKSLWGPGFALLGNAGEFLDPVFSSGVTIAFKSASLASACIAREFAGEKVDWEKDYAKPLKAGVDTFRTFVESWYEGGFQKVIFHPNPSDDVRRMISAILAGYAWDKNNPYVADSKRRLTVLEGLCAA, encoded by the coding sequence TTGAAAACTGAATCAGCGGACATCCTCATCATCGGCGCGGGCCCCGCGGGCTCCGTCGCGGCGGGCCTCCTTCGCAAGCAGGGCCGTGACGTCCTCGTGCTGGAGCGTGAGCAGTTCCCGCGCTTCTCCATTGGCGAGAGCCTGCTGCCGCAGAGCATGGAGTACATCCAGGAGGCCGGCTTCCTCCAGGACGTGGTGGAGGCGGGCTTCCAGTTCAAGAACGGCGCGGCCTTCGAGCGCGCCGGCAGGTACACGGACTTCGACTTCCGCGACAAGTTCAGCCCCGGCTGGGGCACCACCTACCAGGTGCAGCGCGCCCGCTTCGACCAGATCCTGGCCCAGGCCGCGGAGAAGAAGGGCGCCACCGTGCGCTTCCGCCACGAGGTGCTGTCCGTGGACTTCACCAGCGGGCAGCCGGTGGTGACGGCGCGCTCCCCTGAAGGCGAGACGTACCAGGTGAAGGCGCGCTTCCTCCTGGACGCGAGCGGCTTCGGCCGCGTGCTGCCGCGCCTGTTGAACCTGGAGACCCCGTCCAACTTCCCCGTGCGCGGCGCCATCTTCACGCACGTGGTGGACAACATTCCGCTCGGCACCTTCGACCGGAACAAGATCCGCGTCACGACGCACCCGGAGCACGTGCACGTCTGGTACTGGACCATCCCCTTCTCCGACGGCCGCTGCTCGCTGGGCGTGGTCGCGAAGAAGGAGTTCCTGGACCAGTTCACCGGCACGGACACGGAGCGGCTCCAGGCCATCGTGAAGGAGGCCCCGTCGCTGCAGAACCTCCTGAAGGACGCCGTCTGGGACACGCCCGCGCGCAAGCTCACCGGCTACGCGGCCAACGTGAAGTCGCTGTGGGGCCCGGGCTTCGCGCTGCTGGGCAACGCGGGCGAGTTCCTGGACCCCGTGTTCTCCTCGGGCGTCACCATCGCCTTCAAGTCCGCGAGCCTCGCCTCGGCCTGTATCGCCCGGGAGTTCGCGGGGGAGAAGGTGGACTGGGAGAAGGACTACGCGAAGCCGCTCAAGGCGGGCGTGGACACCTTCCGCACCTTCGTGGAGTCCTGGTACGAGGGCGGCTTCCAGAAGGTCATCTTCCATCCGAACCCCTCGGATGACGTGCGCCGGATGATCTCCGCCATCCTCGCGGGCTACGCGTGGGACAAGAACAACCCCTACGTCGCGGACAGCAAGCGGCGCCTGACCGTCCTCGAGGGACTGTGCGCGGCGTAG
- a CDS encoding beta-ketoacyl-ACP synthase → MKRVVVTGVGALSPLGHDWKTVEAALRARQNAVQVMEPWKAYEGLNTRLGAPALPFELPPSAYSRKTTRTMGRVALMATRASELALQDAGLLGSPLVKSGKMGIAYGSSAGTPENMGDFGKMITHKTTEGITATTYLRMMSHTAAVNIGVFFGVTGRIITTSSACTSGSQGIGYAYEAIKLGRQVAMLAGGAEELDATGAAVFDTLFATSTKHNEAPHQSPRPFHAERDGLVLGEGACTLVLEELEHAKARGATIHAELLGYGTNSDGRHVTQPNADTMAEAMRLALEDAGVPASAIPYVNAHGTATDTGDVAESAATRTVFGEKVAISSLKSYMGHTLGACGALEAWMTIQMMRSDWFAPTLHLTADSVDPKCAPLDYVVGEGRALQTDLVMSNNFAFGGINTSLIFRRWP, encoded by the coding sequence ATGAAGCGCGTAGTCGTCACCGGAGTCGGTGCGCTGAGCCCCCTGGGCCATGATTGGAAGACGGTCGAGGCGGCGCTGCGTGCGCGCCAGAACGCCGTCCAGGTGATGGAGCCCTGGAAGGCCTATGAGGGTCTGAACACGCGGCTGGGCGCGCCCGCCCTGCCCTTCGAGCTGCCGCCATCCGCGTACTCGCGCAAGACGACGCGCACCATGGGCCGCGTGGCGCTGATGGCGACGCGGGCCAGCGAGCTGGCGCTCCAGGACGCGGGCCTTTTGGGCAGCCCCCTGGTGAAGAGCGGGAAGATGGGCATCGCCTACGGCTCCTCCGCGGGGACGCCGGAGAACATGGGCGACTTCGGGAAGATGATCACCCACAAGACGACGGAGGGCATCACCGCGACGACGTACCTGCGGATGATGTCCCATACGGCGGCGGTGAACATCGGCGTCTTCTTCGGCGTCACCGGGCGCATCATCACCACGTCCAGCGCGTGCACCTCCGGCAGCCAGGGCATCGGCTACGCGTACGAGGCCATCAAGCTGGGCCGCCAGGTGGCGATGCTCGCGGGCGGCGCGGAGGAGCTGGACGCCACGGGCGCGGCGGTGTTCGACACCCTCTTCGCCACCAGCACGAAGCACAACGAAGCGCCGCACCAGTCCCCCCGCCCCTTCCACGCCGAGCGCGACGGGCTGGTGCTGGGCGAAGGCGCGTGCACGCTGGTGCTGGAGGAACTGGAGCACGCGAAGGCGCGCGGCGCCACCATCCACGCGGAGCTTTTGGGGTACGGCACCAACAGCGACGGCCGCCACGTGACGCAGCCCAACGCGGACACCATGGCGGAGGCCATGCGGCTGGCGCTGGAGGACGCGGGCGTGCCGGCGTCCGCCATCCCCTACGTCAACGCGCACGGCACGGCGACGGACACGGGCGACGTGGCGGAGAGCGCCGCGACGAGGACCGTCTTCGGGGAGAAGGTCGCCATCTCCAGCCTCAAGAGCTACATGGGCCACACGCTGGGGGCCTGCGGCGCGCTGGAGGCGTGGATGACCATCCAGATGATGCGCTCGGACTGGTTCGCGCCCACGCTGCACCTGACGGCGGACTCCGTGGACCCCAAGTGCGCGCCCCTGGACTATGTCGTGGGTGAGGGACGTGCGTTGCAGACGGACCTGGTGATGAGCAACAACTTCGCCTTCGGCGGCATCAACACGTCGTTGATCTTCCGCCGCTGGCCTTGA
- a CDS encoding DUF3261 domain-containing protein: protein MRGVVTALLVAGLVACTTPPRPRPAAPGEPLPELRLAPAALGASVSLAQQLVFAHEQDPGGPRSLEALLEVDPAQMQLAGLAMGHRILTLRWDGSRLDEERDPRLPAQFNSALVVRDVQLVYWPADAVRAALPAGWTLEDGPTQRTLSKNGREWVTVRYDGTPRWEGRTQLTNHSEHYQLTIESHVADE from the coding sequence GTGCGCGGCGTAGTCACCGCCCTGCTCGTCGCGGGGCTGGTGGCCTGCACCACCCCGCCCCGGCCCCGGCCCGCCGCGCCTGGCGAGCCGTTGCCGGAGCTGCGCCTGGCGCCCGCCGCCCTCGGGGCGTCCGTGAGCCTGGCGCAGCAGCTGGTCTTCGCGCACGAGCAGGACCCTGGAGGCCCCCGCTCCCTGGAGGCCCTCCTGGAGGTGGACCCGGCCCAGATGCAGCTGGCCGGGCTGGCCATGGGGCACCGCATCCTCACCCTGCGCTGGGATGGCAGCCGCCTGGACGAGGAGCGGGACCCCCGCCTGCCCGCCCAGTTCAACTCCGCGCTGGTCGTGCGGGACGTGCAGCTCGTCTACTGGCCGGCCGACGCCGTGCGCGCCGCCCTGCCCGCGGGCTGGACGCTGGAGGATGGCCCCACCCAGCGGACCCTGTCGAAGAACGGCAGGGAATGGGTGACGGTGCGCTACGATGGCACCCCGCGCTGGGAAGGGCGCACGCAGCTCACCAACCACTCCGAGCACTACCAGCTCACCATCGAATCGCACGTCGCGGACGAGTGA
- a CDS encoding MMPL family transporter: MANKLAILWALVVLAVGVHQVQFWRSASLDTDVLALLPEDEQAPEVDAATRKLADEAGRQVVLLVGARDWPSAQKAADEATRVLSEASDLLEPAVVDTSALEQAVDFYRPYRDRLLTPAQRQWLSRATPEELGGTALMKLYQPAGARLTDWNADPLGLWQDWWQARAAETSARPRDGRMWLSGEEREWVLLMWKSKVSAFALGDGSRVTATVERARSQVEAAVPGGRLVAAGVPLYAEAAAAQASWEMSTIGFGSLAAVLLLVWLTFRSLRPIVLVGVSLTLGCAVALSVTALVFDRVHLLTLVFGSSLVGVAEDYGFHYFAARQGKAPSERGPVMRALLPGMALALVTSVVAYLALGVAPFPGLRQMAVFSAAGLTAAFLTVVCWFPSLDTGALPVTSFAERFSASITRWPRIASTPAWWISGAVLTVLVAVGIWKLEPRDDLRQLQGAPANLIADQRELGRLLGLPSPAQFFLVQGDSDDQVLAREAALKTKLDALVSEKVFAGYRAVSDWLPSEAQQREDAALSARAEAQAVAAVSESTGEAPTRAEFSPDPLTLKHFLSGPAAAAIRQQWLGTLGQAQYSVLMLRGLNDPKVLPRLEEVAQGLEGVRWVDKTAEISGLLSRYRRIMGGLIVAGYVAVLLTLVARFGRQAWRAWIPSVLGTLLTLAIFGWVGAPLQLFTVLGLVLLLGMGVDYGIFLLEHPGDGSAWLAVALAGVSTLLSFGLLGLSATPALRSFGLAMLLGEVTIWLLTPCFRLPPGKDTH; encoded by the coding sequence TTGGCAAATAAGCTGGCCATCCTGTGGGCGCTGGTGGTGCTCGCCGTGGGTGTGCACCAGGTCCAGTTCTGGCGCTCCGCGAGCCTGGACACGGACGTGCTCGCGCTCCTGCCGGAGGACGAGCAGGCGCCGGAGGTGGACGCCGCCACGCGCAAGCTCGCCGACGAGGCTGGCCGGCAGGTGGTGCTGCTGGTGGGCGCCAGGGATTGGCCGTCCGCGCAGAAGGCCGCGGACGAGGCCACGCGCGTGCTCTCGGAGGCCTCGGACCTGCTGGAGCCGGCGGTGGTGGACACCTCCGCGCTGGAGCAGGCGGTGGACTTCTACCGCCCCTATCGCGACCGGCTGCTCACGCCCGCGCAGCGCCAGTGGCTCTCGCGCGCGACGCCAGAGGAACTGGGCGGCACGGCGTTGATGAAGCTGTACCAGCCCGCGGGCGCGCGGCTCACGGACTGGAACGCGGATCCGCTGGGTCTGTGGCAGGACTGGTGGCAGGCCCGCGCGGCGGAGACGTCCGCCCGGCCCCGCGACGGACGCATGTGGCTGTCCGGCGAGGAGCGCGAGTGGGTGCTCCTCATGTGGAAGAGCAAGGTGTCCGCCTTCGCGCTGGGGGACGGCTCGCGCGTCACCGCCACGGTGGAGCGGGCTCGCTCACAGGTGGAGGCGGCGGTGCCCGGCGGACGACTGGTGGCCGCGGGCGTGCCGCTGTACGCGGAGGCCGCCGCCGCGCAGGCGAGCTGGGAGATGTCCACCATCGGCTTCGGGTCGCTGGCGGCGGTGCTCCTCCTCGTCTGGCTCACCTTCCGCTCGCTGCGGCCCATCGTCCTCGTGGGCGTGTCGCTCACGCTGGGATGCGCGGTGGCGCTCTCCGTCACCGCGCTCGTGTTCGACCGGGTGCACCTGCTCACGCTCGTCTTCGGCTCCAGCCTGGTGGGCGTGGCGGAGGACTACGGCTTCCACTACTTCGCCGCGCGCCAGGGCAAGGCTCCGTCGGAGCGCGGTCCGGTGATGCGCGCGCTGTTGCCCGGCATGGCGCTCGCGCTCGTCACCAGCGTGGTGGCGTACCTGGCGCTGGGCGTCGCGCCCTTCCCGGGCCTGCGGCAGATGGCGGTGTTCTCCGCCGCGGGACTGACCGCCGCGTTCCTCACCGTGGTGTGCTGGTTCCCCTCGCTGGACACCGGCGCCCTGCCCGTCACGTCCTTCGCGGAGCGCTTCTCCGCGTCCATCACCCGCTGGCCGCGCATCGCGTCCACGCCAGCGTGGTGGATTTCCGGCGCGGTCCTCACGGTGCTCGTGGCCGTGGGCATCTGGAAGCTGGAGCCCCGGGACGACCTGCGCCAGTTGCAGGGCGCGCCCGCGAACCTCATCGCGGATCAGCGGGAACTGGGACGTCTGCTGGGGTTGCCCAGCCCGGCGCAGTTCTTCCTGGTGCAGGGCGACAGCGACGACCAGGTGCTCGCGCGCGAGGCCGCGCTGAAGACGAAGCTGGACGCGCTGGTTTCGGAGAAGGTGTTCGCGGGCTACCGCGCCGTGTCCGACTGGCTCCCGTCCGAAGCGCAGCAGCGCGAGGACGCGGCCCTGAGCGCCCGCGCGGAGGCCCAGGCGGTCGCCGCCGTCAGCGAATCCACGGGTGAAGCCCCCACGCGCGCCGAGTTCTCCCCGGACCCGCTCACCCTCAAGCACTTCCTGTCCGGCCCCGCCGCGGCGGCCATCCGGCAGCAGTGGCTGGGGACGCTAGGCCAGGCGCAATACAGCGTCCTCATGCTGCGCGGCCTCAACGACCCCAAGGTGCTGCCCCGGCTGGAAGAGGTGGCCCAGGGCCTGGAGGGCGTCCGCTGGGTGGACAAGACGGCGGAGATTTCAGGCCTGCTCAGCCGCTACCGCCGCATCATGGGCGGGCTCATCGTCGCGGGTTACGTCGCGGTGCTGCTCACCCTGGTGGCGCGCTTCGGGCGTCAGGCGTGGCGCGCGTGGATTCCCTCCGTGCTGGGCACGCTGCTGACGCTCGCCATCTTCGGATGGGTGGGCGCGCCGCTTCAGCTCTTCACCGTGCTCGGGCTGGTGCTGCTGCTGGGCATGGGCGTGGACTACGGCATCTTCCTGCTGGAGCACCCCGGTGACGGCTCCGCGTGGCTCGCGGTGGCGCTGGCCGGCGTGAGCACGCTCCTCTCCTTCGGGCTGCTGGGCCTGTCCGCCACGCCCGCGCTGCGCTCCTTCGGCCTCGCCATGCTTCTGGGCGAGGTGACCATCTGGCTCCTCACCCCCTGTTTTCGACTTCCACCTGGGAAAGACACACATTGA